One genomic region from Pirellulales bacterium encodes:
- a CDS encoding DUF1559 domain-containing protein, whose product MFAAPFVYVRKGNQESSECELRPSPRTFGPGQPTAVRVGFTLVELLVVIAIIGILIALLLPAVQAAREAARRTQCTDNLKNMGLACLNYASAKKTLPPGKVVGSTTASGTYCGSTTLADGLHAWYTNWALEILPYEEETPLYQRYHFEVSNLDPLNDPVRQTMLPVQTCPSDPNPPSLQTGQVSDENGHIIMTSSYKGVAGRGFFTPANPAEAYWDSYQAGKGGETMRTIDKGPLPVVVINPAPTGQKPSYGSSPGCTMGQLSKFPVKISQITDGTSKTLLIGEYTTVTQPAGTPPITRSAAWASSVFGMDLGDVTLPANVAITAGDCRSSPLTCNASSVSMVMDSDYLKCEAVYPNSNFYQPCERAFAGVHGGGGAVNFAYCDGSVHVWNTTGDIRILAAMATIQGGESPSIP is encoded by the coding sequence ACTGCAGTTCGAGTTGGTTTTACGCTCGTCGAGCTGCTGGTTGTGATTGCGATCATCGGGATCTTGATTGCGTTGCTTTTGCCCGCCGTGCAGGCCGCCCGCGAAGCGGCGCGCCGCACTCAGTGCACCGATAATTTGAAGAACATGGGCTTGGCCTGTTTGAATTACGCTTCGGCCAAGAAAACCTTGCCTCCGGGAAAAGTTGTGGGCAGCACAACGGCCAGTGGCACTTATTGCGGGTCGACAACTCTCGCGGATGGCTTGCATGCCTGGTATACCAATTGGGCCTTGGAAATTCTTCCCTACGAGGAAGAAACGCCCTTATACCAACGTTATCATTTCGAGGTTTCCAATTTGGACCCGTTGAACGATCCAGTCCGCCAAACGATGTTGCCCGTGCAAACGTGCCCGAGCGATCCCAATCCACCGTCGCTGCAAACCGGTCAGGTCTCCGACGAAAACGGTCATATCATTATGACCAGTTCCTACAAAGGTGTCGCTGGACGTGGATTTTTTACGCCAGCTAACCCTGCCGAGGCCTATTGGGATAGCTATCAAGCCGGCAAAGGGGGCGAAACCATGCGCACCATTGACAAAGGACCCTTGCCGGTCGTCGTGATTAATCCTGCACCCACTGGGCAAAAGCCCAGTTACGGCAGCTCCCCTGGTTGTACGATGGGGCAATTAAGTAAGTTCCCAGTCAAGATCAGTCAAATCACCGATGGCACTTCCAAGACTTTACTCATCGGTGAATACACTACGGTCACTCAACCAGCCGGCACACCCCCCATAACTCGCTCTGCCGCCTGGGCGAGCAGTGTGTTCGGTATGGATTTGGGCGACGTCACACTGCCTGCAAATGTTGCCATTACAGCAGGAGATTGCCGCAGCAGCCCGCTAACCTGCAATGCTTCTTCGGTTTCGATGGTCATGGATTCTGATTACTTGAAATGTGAAGCGGTGTATCCGAACAGCAATTTTTATCAGCCCTGCGAGCGCGCTTTTGCCGGCGTCCACGGCGGCGGCGGAGCAGTTAACTTCGCCTACTGCGATGGCTCCGTGCATGTCTGGAACACCACCGGCGACATTCGCATTCTGGCCGCCATGGCTACTATCCAAGGCGGCGAAAGCCCGAGTATTCCGTGA